The Macaca nemestrina isolate mMacNem1 chromosome 12, mMacNem.hap1, whole genome shotgun sequence genome contains a region encoding:
- the LOC112428835 gene encoding uncharacterized protein, whose protein sequence is MEGGTRAAWLGRGAGLGPWGPLGLWASVSREEKGSRAAGPPDCGVLLAERREERSPGLLRCASSNCWETPHFSIRASLSWAGRIEKDAANPQWAIYWYYKLSLSFGETNFGQASRHCSASLQCIRVVLVA, encoded by the exons ATGGAAGGCGGGACAAGGGCGGCCTGGCTGGGGCGAGGGGCTGGTCTGGGTCCTTGGGGACCTCTTGGCCTGTGGGCTTCGGTCTCCAGGGAGGAGAAAGGCAGCCGGGCTGCGGGGCCGCCGGACTGTGGGGTCCTCCTGGCAGAGAGACGGGAGGAGCGGTCGCCTGGGCTGTTGCGCTGCGCCTCCTCCAACTGCTGGGAAACTCCGCACTTCAGTATTAGAGCATCTCTTTCCTGGGCAGGTAGAATT GAAAAAGATGCTGCTAACCCCCAGTGGGCCATATATTGGTACTATAAATTGAGTCTGTCATTTGGAGAGACCAATTTTGGGCAGGCATCCAGGCATTGTTCTGCATCTCTGCAGTGTATACGTGTTGTGCTGGTAGCCTGA